TATCTTGTACTATATTCGTTCCAATAGACACTATAAAAGAAAGATTGCAagtatgaaaaaaaaataaaataaataaatacagaaatataacaaaatacATACAAACAATAGTCAAATTAATCGAAATAATGCTACTAGTCATTTCTTCTTAACTtgattaatattttattttatctttatttctattttttgttttttatcattacatttatattaaggCGCAAAAATATTTAGGATTAAAGGAATATACAAACTCatatcatttaataaaacattttattcataaagAAGGGATTCCAAGAGTaatcataatatatgttcATTGTATATTCATGTTTTAGttgcaaaaaatatatgttactataaataataatgtttttaattttataataaaaccATACAGCTGTATAGAGGATACACATCGACATGCTTAACATATGGTCTTTTCTGTggttctttttttttcttacaaaatgtaaataaaaaaataatttcaaattatattaaaaatataaatattattatggtGGCAAACTCTAATTGATACATCCTATTATAACATAGTATATctgtaaaattataaatatataattattctttgaatttatattttttcattcacaaaattaataatcTATTAGACTGGAAATGATTTAATGCAAACATTGAAAATAGAGACATCCAATTTTAACAAGTTTAGTCTAAATTTGGTTTCCTCTTTCATATCTGGAATAATCACTTCCCCCTTGGAAATAGTCAGAATAAggtaattttatataattcataaCATAGCAGTATATGTACATGTAcatgtatatgtatatatatacatgtgcAAACTTGCGTTCTTTTTCACATtatctttaattttaaaatttgcttataaatatattttcaacgcaatgtcatatatattaaatattatcaattatttttatcaaatttatatttttatagatTACAACTGCAAGAAAAGGACAAAACATTCTTTTACTACAAAAACTCTTTTGATgtaaggaaaaaaaaatgtttatttcatgaaaataagcttagatatatatttttccaatatttttgatatttaaAGGGAATAAAAAGCTTATGGAGAGAAGAACAAGGAggattttttaatttgttcaAAGGGAACCTATATCGATGTTTTTTAGTTTGCTTAAGTATGAGTATGAATGTGACACTTATTGATATGTACAAAAACTTTGTatcaaacaaataaaacttaataaaataaaatgtacTTTTGTAAtgcttttaatttttgtattgaaaatataaaacaataacctacaatatttttacattatgATATTATAGATCCCCTACCATTACatcatatttgttttattctttttatcagttaattttatctttatattAGTTTTGTGGCATATTTacccatttttttttttatctctTTGCAATATTTTAACTGCAAAATTTTAGCGttacttatttattattaagtTACGTTATTTCGTGGTATCTTCGCcgttcttttttttatctatacaaaaatatacacTATAAAACGCGGGTTAAATCGCACTAAAATAAACGAAAAAACACAaacaaaaatgtaaaataattcatataaatatgttacATATGAACTACATTCAAAAAATACGcacaattatataaattcaCACCATGATTATATCCATTTTCACACACACATACACAATTACACACAGTTCTCTCAAATTTATGCATGTTAATGCAAATCTAgaaaatttttcataaatgaCCTGAATTtgtcataatattttttgtttttttaaataaaagcTAGCTAGATAGCCAACGTAACAATATCGTTATGCAGCTAATTATTTGCACACATATCATATTTTCTCTATTGTTATATGACTCTTTCTATTTAAGCATTATCGTGTATTAGCTTTTATTACTTCCTAAAAATTAATcgatttatttttgcattttattttctaagttattttgaaaatttaatatattcataagaTTGTGCTCTGCACTTTCCTTTCGAATATCCCGAggcaaaaaattaaattggCTATTAATTTCTtccaaatattttaaattcatatcatttcttatatttttgttctgcatattatataaatgtttttcattgtttaactgttttttaaaactgTTATTATCTCGTGGTTCATTATCATATTCATTAAGTGTATTACATGCTtgcaaattattattattgtctCCTTTTTGGTTTACATTATATGAACTTTTGCTATTTCGGTTTATGTTAATTAGTGACAATAAATTAGAGTCACATGCAATtccttcatttttattattcgcATTGTTATTATGGTCATCATTATACAAATTCagttttttgaaaaaagtTTCCGcatttatcattatattattagtagCATTATTAGTGCTATAATCCGCCAAAATGccatcattattattgttaatttttaaattaggaaaattattattgttaag
This genomic window from Plasmodium berghei ANKA genome assembly, chromosome: 2 contains:
- a CDS encoding mitochondrial carrier protein, putative, encoding MAKKQQDVNEKNELDNNNTNIIQTLYGSIVASTITRIVLYPFDTIKVNKQVSINKNNLNSGCNISHHSSCSKKLLSTKQGPFLFSFISQFGFKGLYTGFIFSSLTTIPATSFYFCCYEYLKSLKFNKKINEEKKNNWENSRISNFLSYCFLAICSEAISCTIFVPIDTIKERLQAQKYLGLKEYTNSYHLIKHFIHKEGIPRLYRGYTSTCLTYGLFCGSFFFLQNTGNDLMQTLKIETSNFNKFSLNLVSSFISGIITSPLEIVRIRLQLQEKDKTFFYYKNSFDGIKSLWREEQGGFFNLFKGNLYRCFLVCLSMSMNVTLIDMYKNFVSNK